In Xanthomonas sacchari, a genomic segment contains:
- a CDS encoding efflux RND transporter permease subunit, protein MDFSRFFIDRPIFAAVLSIVIFAAGLIAIPLLPIGEYPDVVPPSVVVRTVYPGANPKVIAETVATPLEEAINGVENMMYIKSVAGSDGVLQMTVTFRPGTDPDDAAVKVQNRVAQAQARLPEDVRRQGVTTQKQSPTFLMVVHLTSPKGKYDTLYLRNYARLHVKDALARIQGVGDAQVFGGGDYAMRAWLDPERVAARGLTASDVVAAMREQNVQVSAGQLGAEPMPESKFLTLINAQGRLRTEQEFGDIVLKVGADGQTVRLSDVARLQLGAGDYTLRAQLDGKNAVGIGIFQAPGANALQIRDQVIAKMDELTKQFPDDVKYEAVYDTTIFVRDSISAVVHTLLEAVLLVVLVVILFLQTWRASIIPLIAVPVSVVGTFAALYLLGFSINTLTLFGLVLAIGIVVDDAIVVVENVERNIEEGLSPLAAAHQAMREVSGPIIAIALVLCAVFVPMAFLSGVTGQFYKQFAVTIAISTVISAINSLTLSPALAARLLQGHDAPKDRLSRGMERLFGGWLFRPFNRFFHRSSDRYQSAVSRILGRRGAVFAVYVALLLVTGLMFKAVPGGFIPTQDKMYLIAGVKLPEGASIERTDAMLRKVATIAMQTDGVAHAISFPGLNALQFTNTPNTGVVFLPLKPFAQRHRSALEINAEINQRISQLGEGMSFAFMPPPILGLGNGNGYQLFIEDRANLGYGALQNAVSAMQGAVAQTPGMSFPIGTYQANVPQLDAEVDRVKAKAQGVALTDLFDTLQTYLGSTYVNDFNQFGRTWQVIAQADAPFRESVEDIARLRTRNAQGEMVPIGSMVTIKQTYGPDPVLRYNGYPAADLAGEADARSLSSAEAMAKIAQIAKQVLPNGMEIEWTDLSYQQATQGNAALVVFPLAVLLAFLVLAALYESWTLPLAVILIVPMTLLSALFGVWLSGGDNNVFVQVGLVVLMGLACKNAILIVEFARELELQGKGIVESALQACRLRLRPIVMTSIAFIAGTVPLVFSHGAGAEVRSATGITVFAGMLGVTLFGLFLTPVFYVALRKLAGRPLVSHAPAHADAPAHG, encoded by the coding sequence GTGGTGCGCACGGTGTATCCGGGCGCCAACCCCAAGGTCATCGCCGAGACCGTCGCCACGCCGCTGGAGGAAGCGATCAACGGCGTGGAGAACATGATGTACATCAAGTCGGTCGCCGGCTCCGACGGCGTGCTGCAGATGACCGTGACCTTCCGCCCGGGCACCGATCCGGACGATGCCGCGGTCAAGGTGCAGAACCGCGTGGCGCAGGCGCAGGCGCGCCTGCCCGAGGACGTGCGCCGGCAGGGCGTGACCACGCAGAAGCAGTCGCCGACCTTCCTGATGGTGGTGCACCTGACCTCGCCCAAGGGCAAGTACGACACCCTGTACCTGCGCAACTACGCGCGCCTGCACGTCAAGGACGCACTGGCGCGGATCCAGGGCGTGGGCGATGCGCAGGTGTTCGGCGGCGGCGACTACGCGATGCGCGCCTGGCTGGACCCGGAGCGGGTGGCTGCGCGCGGGCTCACCGCCAGCGACGTGGTCGCGGCGATGCGCGAGCAGAACGTGCAGGTCTCCGCCGGCCAGCTCGGCGCCGAGCCGATGCCCGAAAGCAAGTTCCTGACCCTGATCAACGCCCAGGGCCGCCTGCGCACCGAGCAGGAATTCGGCGACATCGTGCTCAAGGTCGGCGCCGACGGCCAGACCGTGCGCCTGTCCGACGTCGCGCGCCTGCAGCTGGGCGCCGGCGACTACACCCTGCGCGCGCAGCTGGACGGCAAGAACGCGGTCGGCATCGGCATCTTCCAGGCGCCGGGCGCCAACGCGCTGCAGATCCGCGACCAGGTCATCGCCAAGATGGACGAGCTGACCAAGCAGTTCCCGGACGACGTGAAGTACGAGGCGGTGTACGACACCACCATCTTCGTGCGCGACTCGATCAGCGCGGTGGTGCACACCCTGCTGGAGGCGGTGCTGCTGGTGGTGCTGGTGGTGATCCTGTTCCTGCAGACCTGGCGCGCCTCGATCATTCCGCTGATCGCGGTGCCGGTGTCGGTGGTCGGCACCTTCGCCGCGCTGTACCTGCTGGGCTTCTCGATCAACACGCTGACCCTGTTCGGGCTGGTGCTGGCGATCGGCATCGTGGTCGACGATGCGATCGTGGTGGTGGAGAACGTGGAGCGCAACATCGAGGAGGGGCTGAGCCCGCTGGCGGCGGCGCACCAGGCGATGCGCGAGGTGTCCGGGCCGATCATCGCGATCGCGCTGGTGCTGTGCGCGGTGTTCGTGCCGATGGCGTTCCTGTCCGGGGTGACCGGGCAGTTCTACAAGCAGTTCGCGGTGACCATCGCCATCTCCACGGTGATCTCGGCGATCAACTCGCTGACCCTGTCGCCGGCGCTGGCCGCGCGCCTGCTGCAAGGCCACGACGCGCCCAAGGACCGCCTGTCGCGCGGCATGGAACGGCTGTTCGGCGGCTGGCTGTTCCGTCCGTTCAACCGCTTCTTCCACCGCAGTTCCGACCGCTACCAGAGCGCGGTGTCGCGCATCCTCGGCCGCCGCGGCGCGGTGTTCGCGGTGTACGTGGCGCTGCTGCTGGTCACCGGGCTGATGTTCAAGGCGGTGCCGGGCGGTTTCATTCCGACCCAGGACAAGATGTACCTGATCGCCGGCGTCAAGCTGCCGGAAGGCGCCTCGATCGAGCGCACCGACGCGATGCTGCGCAAGGTCGCCACCATCGCCATGCAGACCGACGGCGTGGCCCATGCGATCTCGTTCCCGGGCCTGAACGCGCTGCAGTTCACCAACACGCCCAACACTGGCGTGGTGTTCCTGCCGCTGAAGCCGTTCGCGCAGCGCCACCGCAGCGCGCTGGAGATCAATGCCGAGATCAACCAGCGCATCTCGCAGCTGGGCGAGGGCATGTCGTTCGCCTTCATGCCGCCGCCGATCCTCGGCCTGGGCAACGGCAACGGCTACCAGCTGTTCATCGAGGACCGCGCCAACCTCGGCTACGGCGCGTTGCAGAACGCGGTCAGCGCGATGCAGGGCGCGGTGGCGCAGACCCCGGGCATGAGCTTCCCGATCGGCACCTACCAGGCCAACGTGCCGCAGCTGGATGCCGAGGTCGACCGGGTCAAGGCCAAGGCCCAGGGCGTGGCCCTGACCGATCTGTTCGACACCTTGCAGACCTACCTGGGCTCGACCTACGTCAACGACTTCAACCAGTTCGGCCGTACCTGGCAGGTGATCGCCCAGGCCGATGCGCCGTTCCGCGAGAGCGTGGAGGACATCGCCCGGCTGCGCACCCGCAACGCCCAGGGCGAGATGGTGCCGATCGGCTCGATGGTGACGATCAAGCAGACCTACGGCCCGGACCCGGTGCTGCGCTACAACGGCTATCCGGCCGCCGACCTGGCCGGCGAAGCGGATGCGCGATCGCTGTCCTCTGCCGAGGCGATGGCCAAGATCGCCCAGATCGCCAAGCAGGTACTGCCCAACGGCATGGAGATCGAGTGGACCGACCTGAGCTACCAGCAGGCGACCCAGGGCAATGCGGCGCTGGTGGTGTTCCCGCTGGCGGTGCTGCTGGCGTTCCTGGTGCTGGCCGCGCTGTACGAGAGCTGGACGCTGCCGCTGGCGGTGATCCTGATCGTGCCGATGACGCTGCTGTCGGCGCTGTTCGGGGTGTGGCTGAGCGGCGGCGACAACAACGTGTTCGTGCAGGTCGGCCTGGTGGTGCTGATGGGCCTGGCGTGCAAGAACGCGATCCTGATCGTCGAGTTCGCCCGCGAACTGGAACTGCAGGGCAAGGGCATCGTCGAATCGGCGCTGCAGGCCTGCCGCCTGCGCCTGCGCCCGATCGTGATGACCTCCATCGCCTTCATCGCCGGCACCGTGCCGCTGGTGTTCTCGCATGGCGCGGGCGCGGAAGTGCGCTCGGCCACCGGCATCACCGTGTTCGCCGGCATGCTGGGCGTGACCCTGTTCGGCCTGTTCCTCACTCCCGTGTTCTATGTCGCCCTGCGCAAGCTGGCCGGGCGGCCGCTGGTCTCGCATGCGCCGGCCCACGCCGACGCGCCGGCGCACGGCTGA
- a CDS encoding SDR family oxidoreductase, with the protein MNAAHKIALVTGATRGIGLHTVRQLAEAGVHTLLAGRDATRASAAALELQGEGLPVEPLTLDVTDAASIAAAVEAVRARHGRLDILVNNAGILRDDLRLSVSQQRLDTWRETFDTNLFGLIAVTQAFLPLLREAPAARIVNVSSLLGSLTLHSQPGSPIYDFKVPAYNVSKSAVNAWTIQLAHELRDTPIKVNTIHPGYVKTDMNGGEGELDVADGARSSVMMALLDADGPTGSYTHVGQVLPW; encoded by the coding sequence ATGAACGCAGCACACAAGATCGCCCTGGTCACCGGCGCCACCCGCGGCATCGGCCTGCATACCGTGCGGCAGCTGGCCGAAGCCGGCGTGCACACCCTGCTGGCCGGGCGCGACGCTACCCGCGCCAGCGCCGCGGCCCTGGAACTGCAGGGCGAGGGCCTGCCGGTCGAGCCGCTGACCCTGGACGTCACCGACGCCGCCAGCATCGCTGCCGCGGTGGAGGCGGTGCGCGCGCGCCACGGGCGGCTGGACATCCTGGTCAACAACGCCGGCATCCTGCGCGACGACCTGCGCCTGAGCGTGTCGCAGCAGCGCCTGGACACCTGGCGCGAGACCTTCGACACCAACCTGTTCGGCCTGATCGCGGTCACCCAGGCGTTCCTGCCGCTGCTGCGCGAAGCGCCGGCCGCGCGCATCGTCAACGTCTCCAGCCTGCTCGGCTCGCTCACGCTGCACAGCCAGCCCGGTTCGCCGATCTACGACTTCAAGGTGCCGGCCTACAACGTGTCCAAGAGCGCGGTGAATGCCTGGACCATCCAGTTGGCGCACGAACTGCGCGATACCCCGATCAAGGTCAACACCATCCACCCCGGCTACGTGAAGACCGACATGAACGGGGGCGAGGGCGAGCTGGACGTGGCCGACGGCGCCCGCAGCAGCGTGATGATGGCGCTGCTCGACGCGGACGGTCCCACCGGCAGCTACACCCATGTCGGACAGGTGCTGCCATGGTGA
- a CDS encoding efflux transporter outer membrane subunit yields MVIRPALGALALALLSACASVCPDYRAPAQPPVTLQGAASPVFATDSPVASWWAQFDDPVLEQLVHDSLVANLDLRIALARVHEARAVFAEQRLDQAPHVTADGDYSRGKAPDADAGGARVLTESYRLGFDAGWELDLFGRQRRASEAARANLEAEQAGLADAQVTVAAEVARNYFALRGTQKRIALARTTLDNLHDTQRLTETRWRLGAGSELDVQSSRARLKAIEADIPLLEVDAAQARHRLAVLLGKPPGTLDALLAPQPTPAYARALPLGDTTQLLRRRPDVRIAERRLAAATARVGVATADLFPRISLSGFVGFLSGDAGALLHGRSKAWSLTPSIQWAAFDLGSVRARLRASEAQADGAAADYEKAVLGALEDTENALTAYAHEQARLAIVAEQAQAAQRAEALAQIRYREGSEDFLTLLDAQRTQLTANADLADAEAAVNIGVVRVYKALGGWGQDAGTEAGRDVATTAVAASAVQAR; encoded by the coding sequence ATGGTGATCCGTCCCGCACTCGGCGCGCTGGCGTTGGCGCTGCTCAGCGCCTGCGCCAGCGTCTGCCCCGACTACCGCGCGCCGGCGCAGCCGCCGGTGACGCTGCAGGGCGCGGCGTCGCCGGTGTTCGCGACCGATTCGCCGGTCGCGTCCTGGTGGGCGCAGTTCGACGATCCGGTGCTGGAACAACTGGTGCACGACAGCCTGGTCGCCAACCTGGACCTGCGCATCGCCCTGGCGCGCGTGCACGAGGCGCGCGCGGTCTTCGCCGAGCAGCGCCTGGACCAGGCGCCGCACGTCACCGCCGATGGCGACTACAGCCGCGGCAAGGCGCCGGATGCCGACGCCGGCGGCGCACGCGTGCTCACCGAGAGCTATCGGCTGGGCTTCGATGCCGGCTGGGAGCTGGACCTGTTCGGGCGCCAGCGCCGCGCCAGCGAAGCCGCGCGCGCGAATCTGGAGGCCGAGCAGGCCGGCCTGGCCGACGCCCAGGTCACCGTCGCCGCGGAGGTGGCGCGCAATTACTTCGCCCTGCGCGGCACGCAGAAGCGCATCGCGCTGGCGCGCACCACACTGGACAACCTGCACGACACCCAGCGCCTCACCGAGACCCGCTGGCGGCTGGGTGCCGGCAGCGAACTGGACGTGCAGAGCAGCCGCGCGCGGTTGAAGGCGATCGAGGCCGACATCCCGCTGCTGGAAGTCGACGCCGCGCAGGCGCGGCACCGGCTGGCGGTGCTGCTGGGCAAGCCGCCGGGCACGCTCGACGCGCTGCTGGCGCCGCAGCCGACCCCGGCCTATGCGCGGGCCTTGCCGCTGGGCGACACCACGCAGTTGCTGCGCCGGCGTCCGGACGTGCGCATCGCCGAACGCCGGCTGGCGGCGGCGACCGCGCGGGTCGGCGTGGCCACCGCCGATCTGTTTCCGCGGATCAGCCTGTCCGGGTTCGTCGGCTTCCTGTCCGGCGACGCCGGCGCCTTGCTGCACGGCCGCAGCAAGGCTTGGTCGCTGACCCCGTCGATCCAGTGGGCGGCGTTCGACCTGGGCAGCGTGCGCGCGCGCCTGCGCGCCAGCGAGGCGCAGGCCGACGGCGCCGCCGCCGACTACGAGAAGGCCGTGCTCGGTGCGCTGGAGGACACAGAGAACGCGCTGACCGCCTATGCCCACGAACAGGCCAGGCTGGCGATCGTGGCCGAGCAGGCGCAGGCCGCGCAGCGCGCCGAGGCGCTGGCGCAGATCCGCTATCGCGAAGGGTCGGAGGATTTCCTGACCCTGCTCGATGCGCAGCGCACGCAACTCACCGCCAACGCCGACCTGGCCGACGCGGAGGCCGCGGTGAACATCGGCGTGGTGCGGGTGTACAAGGCGCTCGGCGGCTGGGGCCAGGATGCGGGCACGGAGGCGGGCAGGGACGTGGCGACCACCGCGGTGGCGGCGTCCGCGGTGCAGGCGCGCTGA
- a CDS encoding GGDEF domain-containing protein, translating to MSGAGLTLRRHFRLGIIKVLGPSTAAVLLLFAAYQMAIGAPLNALAGAALAGLAALATWLALHRGDGRMDPLLSLSWLLGSALACHALRHAAVPWLYLVMMSNFFVVTRHVALACNATLIAVLLVVTASGLGAEHLFSMLAVSLLITGLGYMLALRVEGDRVQLEQLASHDPLTGLPNRRMLERSLSQRLADPRRANRRHGLIVLDIDHFKEVNDLYGHAEGDRVLAELAALLRAQVRAPDEVFRFGGEEFVVVARLQSTTELSAFARRLHDAARAALRGPNGTITVSLGAAMLCDEVQWHDWFSRADAALYQAKNNGRDRYVIAEDVAQD from the coding sequence GTGAGCGGCGCGGGATTGACCCTGCGCCGGCACTTCCGACTCGGCATCATCAAGGTCCTGGGTCCGTCCACGGCGGCGGTGCTGCTGCTGTTCGCCGCCTACCAGATGGCGATCGGCGCGCCATTGAACGCGCTGGCCGGTGCCGCGCTGGCCGGATTGGCCGCGCTGGCGACCTGGCTGGCGCTGCACCGCGGCGACGGCCGCATGGATCCGCTGCTGTCGCTGAGCTGGTTGCTGGGCAGCGCCCTGGCCTGCCATGCGCTGCGCCATGCCGCGGTGCCGTGGCTGTACCTGGTGATGATGAGCAACTTCTTCGTGGTGACGCGCCATGTCGCGTTGGCCTGCAACGCCACCCTGATCGCGGTCCTGCTGGTGGTCACGGCGAGCGGACTGGGCGCCGAACACCTCTTCTCGATGCTGGCGGTGTCGTTGCTGATCACCGGGCTGGGCTACATGCTGGCGTTGCGGGTGGAAGGCGATCGCGTGCAACTGGAGCAACTGGCGTCGCACGACCCGCTGACCGGGTTGCCGAACCGCCGCATGCTCGAGCGCAGCCTCTCGCAGCGGCTGGCCGACCCGCGTCGCGCCAACCGCCGGCATGGGCTGATCGTGCTCGACATCGATCATTTCAAGGAGGTCAACGACCTCTACGGCCATGCCGAGGGCGATCGGGTGCTGGCCGAGCTGGCGGCGCTGCTGCGCGCGCAGGTCCGCGCGCCGGACGAGGTGTTCCGGTTCGGCGGCGAGGAGTTCGTGGTGGTGGCGCGGCTGCAGTCCACAACCGAACTGTCCGCCTTCGCCAGGCGCCTGCACGACGCCGCACGCGCCGCGCTGCGCGGCCCCAACGGCACGATCACCGTCTCGCTGGGCGCGGCCATGCTCTGCGACGAGGTGCAGTGGCACGACTGGTTCTCGCGCGCCGACGCCGCGCTGTACCAGGCCAAGAACAACGGACGCGACCGCTACGTGATCGCCGAGGACGTCGCGCAGGACTGA